The segment tatttatttctttttattgtaGTACGGTCAAAGAAAGATTCAGTATCGAGGGATGTTAACTTCCAATTGCAAGAAGTTATTTCCTCGTTGAATACTTGCTTGATAGCCTCGCTCGACGAAAAAGTAGAGAGTGATacgagaaaaaaaataccattcctattattacaaattttagaacaatttacatctaaaattaattttgaaaaatgcgaTCTTGAAAAGGTTGGTAACACCGATCTCTTACGATATGCATTTTATCGGAGAATTGTGTTTTGtgcttacaattattttcgtctgTTAAAAAAGGTGCACAAATGCTTCAGCAAAATGGTTAAAACAAAAAACATTGAAAGTTCTATCGTTCCagctattattaaatttttgttacGTTTAGAAGAATATACTCAAGCGTACGGAGAATCGTTGAACGAAATCTGTTTGAAATTGAACGAAAAAGTTGGCACTATCGACGATGTAAgcgataattttaaatttacagAATATCTTCTTGTCTTACATTTTCTTTGTACTGAAAGCTCACTTCTATCTTCGTACAGACGCAGATTGAATTGACGTCGAACGAAGAGTATCAAATTATATGTGATGATACTTTTGTGCAAATCTATAATGTGTTGAACGATtgcataaaagaaaaattgaacaATGTTTCTTGGTTGCTGTTGCGGTTGAAAGCAGAAGACACCATAGCCCATGCACCTGGAACAATTGATGAAGTATGTAAGTAAAAATTCTAAAGCACAAATTAGATTTTTACAGTGGTATCTCGcatttaatataaaaatcaaCCGTAACGCTCAAACAGGGAacaataatttaaaagaaaaggaGCGAAATTTGTGTAAGCAATTGTCCTATCTTACACAAGTACTTCACATATTAGCTAACACGTCGATAGATCTAGGCCCGTGTATCGATGTCACGTTTAAGAACTTACAGTGTTTGTATCATCTACTCGGAAATCTTACAAAATATTTCTATGCAAAATCGAACAGTCAAAACGCAGCATTCCAAACAGCCAAGTATGTACTGGTATCGTTTTATGTAAAATTGATTTATTATAAGGCTATTACTACATTACATTACTATATTTTTTCAGATTCATTCAAGTGATACAATTGGCCGGCAAACCATTGAAATCTGCCTTTTACAACTTAGTGACGTACGTCGAGGTATTTacttattcaatattttttctgtttttttgaaACAGTGTTTCTCAATTGTGAGCACTTACATAAAAGAGAaacgtatttttatatttatttttgtatattactaTACTTTTAGAAAGTGTGCTAAGAACTTTTCTTAGAGAGAGGGGTCCATGATAAGTTGAAGATTGGGGAACACTGATTTAAAAGAATAATTGTCTATACTAACATCCTCATTAACGATTAATTGATCGTATATATTCTTTAAAGGAAAGCCAAaacaaattaaattcgaaatcTGATTTGCACGCGCAACggaacaaaattttaaaggaaacaAAAGTAATACCGCGCGTAGTCTACGAAATTGAACAATTCAACAAGGAAGTATTGTTACTTGGCAAAAGGACGGGCGTGAGTATTGGGTATAAAGCAAATATGGGCAAAGTTTTTATCCGGATACTGTTCAAACGAATAAACGTTATAAATAAATTGCTGTATATTGGTTTTATTtgtcatttattattttaataaaaatttgcccaactctggtaCAGAGTAATATGCACTAATCATCTTTTGGTAGTTCTGTAAgtgtttgaaactttttttacaTGTATTGTGCAGATACCATTGGAAAAGTATATGAAACGTAGCGTGACAAGAGACTTTAGAATTAAGAATTCACAACTGATAGAAAGCATTGAGAAAATGGATGTGAGCATGGTAAGTAACAGcgatagaaaaaaaaattgatactaATCCTGCATTTTTAATGCCATTATAATTATTTCTAAATGTGATCTTAATATATGTATTCTTATGTTTCTACCTTTGATAGCTTACTTTGTTACACACGGAAGACACAGGAAATGACACTCGTAACTCGAACATGGACGAGTCAAGTACCATTGCTGATGAAGCGACACCCTCAAAAAAACGAATTAGGATGGAAGATTGAAATGTTCTTGTTTATAAAACTTTTTAATATGACCTTTCAAGTTTTGTACTTTTGaaacatttataatataatatacgaATGAATTTACTATTGTTAATCCTTATCATATCCTTCGACGTGTCATCGTATGTCGTGCTGTCATTTATATAAGGTAAGGGCCACACGACCGTCGAAACGATGTGCGTTTCTATGTTCTTCATTGGCTTGGAATCGAAAACAACGAAGCCAGACAAGATCGGCGTTCCTACGACTGTTTTGATTGTTTTCAATTGTAAGACAAGGAAAAACATAAAAACGGACACCGTTCGACGCTTGTGTGACCCTGGTCTTAATTGACAAACTTGTCTCGATAAATTCCTGTTAACGATAAAGAAGCTTTGCAATTACATCAATGGTTTCTAAACTTTCTAGGAGGCGCTTgactaaaaaaaatttctacatCCAAGTTAAGGGAGACCATATCTTCACGAGAATcaaaaactcgattttttttattagcTTATTTAAATGTATATATTATAAGGAATGTTCCAtccataattattaaaattcaacGATGAATGCTACAAAAATGAAAACTTTTCTTTCGTAGCCCCCATTTTCGAACTGAATTATATACTGGTTcaagaataaaagaaaaaatgtcGCGAAATATTTTAAGAAACTAAATGTTTTATATTCCAATGAGTAATTCGTGTTTTTACACTTTATGTACTTGTTTATACGTGCCTTGTGTAACTACAATATGATAAACTTTATTTTTTCGAAGAATACTTTTCATATAATTCACATATCAAATCGACCCATTACCTTTCTGGAAATAGCAAAGCTTTCCCACAAGGAAAGCCTATATTGTATAGAGTATGTTGCGCAGAGACATAGCATTACATATTTTATGCTACAAAGTCCAATGGTCTGTTGAATCCTCCTTTTCTATTCATATACTGTCTGTACTTTCTTTTCAGAATAACATGCACAGCACCTACATCATTCCCTTCGACCTTCTTACCCTTAGTAGTgtcaaaaccacaaaaacccattATTCTCATCATTTCTTGTTCCTCGGGTGTCTTCCCTTGCAGATCAGCTTCTATAAAGTATTAGTTCATGAAGACCACTTATAATCTTGGAATCATCGTTTTGAAGCAGGGATTCTAAACGTCTCCTGGTTAACCGTATCTCTATACATTGGTTAATTCGATTAAATGGGCTACTCTACCAGGTTCGGGTTCGAGATAGAATCCTTGCTTTCAAACCTATAGTTTACCTGTAATTATAGGGCGTTCTGCTGTGGTAGGTTTTGCTTTCGGTTTAGGTCTATCTCGGTCTCTTGATCTTGATCTGCTATACGAACGTCTGTGTCTTTCTCGATCACGATCACGATCCCTTTCTCTATCCCTTGACTTTACTCGATCACGCTCGACGGATCTATAATTGTCTCAAATTTGTAACACACTTTTGCTTTGGTATGCAACTTTATCGCTAAAATACTCTATgaactttttaaatataaaggTGTACCTTCTTCGTCTTTCACGAGAGCGTCTTCTTCTTCGATCTCTCTCTCGTTCTCGTTCCCGATCACGATCACGAGAACGATCTCTCCTCCTTGCCGGTGAAGGTGTACGACTACGACCCATATTACGTGATTTCAAATTCTGAATTAACCTAATATTAACATTATAGCTATTATCGGGACGACACTCGTTTTAACGCTTTGTTTTTCAAATACCTAATAACAGAGGAAAATAGATACTGATAAAAGTAATCGAATAGTATATACGGATATCCTTATAATAGGTTATGTTTATGTACATTGAATGTAGTACTGTACAGGATTGCGGTAGATGCCTATGTATGTAGTAATAAGCAACGTCACAATGTAAACTATGAAATTTACGTTCTTTAGATTAAAGTTTCTTATAACAGCTAATTTCATATGTGCATGCTTTGTTTTTCGAATGTTACGAGCAATCAAAAGTCATTGTAACAATTCAATCCGCAACATATATCGATATTTAATCGTATTTGTTTGTGCCTATGATATGCTTATACGCTAAAATTGATCGAGCAACGATTATTGTCAATTGgtattaattatataatgcGAAATTAAGCATTGGTATATGtagataaaattataataaaatgcaTATAGATTTGGATGTTTCATTTAATGCGATAAGTAATAATTCAATGTGTAAatgttttgaataaaaattgtttaacagATTTACATTGGAGGTAAAAACATGTCGGAAAATCGTTTACCTCGTATCGATCGAGGAAACGAGCAAATTTGAAAGTAAGAGGGGGTTTACAACCGTTATGGGAATATTAGAATATGACAAAATGTATAAATTTAGGACGTATAGGCCACGGATTGGCTGAATCGTTGAGGGTCAAAGAGGTAGGCGTATACTCGGATAGAAATAGAACATAGAATTTTCATCATGAACTTCTCACTCAATCGACTACCCACGGCTTGGCTGGTTAAAGCTAGCCGCTATTTATATCCGTTTATTAGATTTAATCTTAAATGTAACGTAACCGTTTGAAAACGAACTCGTACAAGTGATTCTCTGCATCTAAACCTCTTGTGTCGATCGTAAATTCGAGATTGAACGTTGGAATGATTCAAAATTCGTAAAACATGCAAAGGGCGGTACTTTGTACGAGAGACATCTGATTACGACAAATAACGGGAAATCCAAGTATTCTTATTAAAATGTCCGTTAGCAATAAT is part of the Colletes latitarsis isolate SP2378_abdomen chromosome 10, iyColLati1, whole genome shotgun sequence genome and harbors:
- the Ytr gene encoding U4/U6.U5 small nuclear ribonucleoprotein 27 kDa protein yantar, whose protein sequence is MGRSRTPSPARRRDRSRDRDRERERERDRRRRRSRERRRRSVERDRVKSRDRERDRDRDRERHRRSYSRSRSRDRDRPKPKAKPTTAERPIITEADLQGKTPEEQEMMRIMGFCGFDTTKGKKVEGNDVGAVHVILKRKYRQYMNRKGGFNRPLDFVA